The following coding sequences lie in one Pseudomonas syringae CC1557 genomic window:
- a CDS encoding CitMHS family transporter has protein sequence MLTFLGFAMVIAFMYLIMSKRLTALIALILVPIIFALFGGFASQIGPMMLAGITKLAPTGVMLMFAILYFALMIDSGLFDPAVRKILKMVKGDPMRISVGTAVLALVVSLDGDGATTYMICVAAMLPLYSRIGMSPRIMAGLIILAGGVMNMTPWGGPTARAASALHVDASDIFVPMIPAMLAGVVAILAIAYFYGKRERARLGELHLQGDEVDHSEISVSQFPDARRPKLIWFNAALTLALMVALIMGLLPLPVLFMIAFSIAMIINYPNLQDQKDRVSAHAGSVLAVVGLIFAAGIFTGILSGTGMVDAMSKSLLAVIPDALGPYLAVITALVSMPFTFFMSNDAFYYGVLPVLSEAAAHYGISPVEMARASIVGQPVHLLSPLVPSTYLLVALAGIEFGDHQRFTLKWAILVCMCILVAALLMGIFPFYSSM, from the coding sequence ATGCTGACTTTCCTTGGCTTCGCCATGGTTATTGCGTTCATGTACCTGATCATGAGCAAGCGCCTGACTGCGCTGATCGCCCTGATCCTGGTTCCGATCATCTTCGCCCTGTTCGGTGGCTTCGCGTCGCAGATCGGCCCGATGATGCTGGCAGGTATCACCAAGCTCGCGCCGACCGGCGTGATGCTGATGTTCGCCATTCTGTACTTTGCGCTGATGATCGACTCCGGTCTGTTCGACCCGGCCGTGCGCAAGATCCTGAAAATGGTCAAAGGCGACCCGATGCGCATCTCGGTCGGTACTGCGGTACTGGCGTTGGTGGTGTCTCTCGACGGTGACGGTGCAACCACTTACATGATCTGCGTTGCCGCCATGCTGCCGCTGTACAGCCGCATCGGTATGAGCCCGCGCATCATGGCAGGCCTGATCATTCTGGCCGGCGGCGTGATGAACATGACTCCCTGGGGCGGCCCGACCGCTCGTGCGGCCAGTGCCCTGCACGTCGATGCCTCCGACATCTTCGTACCGATGATCCCGGCCATGCTGGCAGGTGTCGTTGCAATCCTGGCGATTGCCTACTTCTACGGCAAGCGTGAACGCGCCCGTCTGGGTGAACTGCACCTGCAAGGTGATGAAGTCGACCACAGCGAAATCAGCGTCTCGCAATTCCCTGACGCGCGCCGTCCAAAGCTGATCTGGTTCAACGCAGCCCTGACCCTGGCACTGATGGTCGCCCTGATCATGGGCCTGCTGCCCCTGCCGGTCCTGTTCATGATCGCGTTCAGTATCGCGATGATCATCAACTACCCGAACCTGCAAGATCAGAAGGACCGCGTCTCGGCCCACGCTGGTAGCGTGCTGGCGGTGGTCGGCCTGATCTTCGCGGCCGGTATCTTCACTGGCATCCTGTCCGGTACCGGCATGGTCGACGCGATGTCGAAAAGCCTGCTGGCGGTGATTCCGGATGCGCTGGGCCCTTACCTCGCGGTCATCACCGCGCTGGTCAGCATGCCGTTCACCTTCTTCATGTCCAACGACGCGTTCTACTACGGCGTACTGCCAGTGTTGTCCGAAGCCGCTGCCCACTACGGCATCAGCCCGGTGGAAATGGCCCGCGCTTCGATTGTCGGTCAACCGGTTCACTTGCTCAGCCCACTGGTGCCATCGACTTACCTGCTGGTTGCTCTGGCCGGTATCGAGTTCGGTGACCATCAGCGCTTCACCCTGAAATGGGCGATTCTGGTGTGCATGTGCATCCTGGTTGCCGCGCTGCTGATGGGGATCTTCCCGTTCTATAGCAGCATGTAA
- a CDS encoding type III effector produces MINAGSMRWLNKGRCSIGNHIRASIEEGKLFELASLGDNMFGVPAISGRNSTHHPVLRFEPDPNHDLNLVRVYMQDSAGKLNPWEPPADAVSTPLPGPEAQAHSASSSLPRRPPASSVLSSLGVALNQAQRDSPRVDKSGGRLLGRAERNGARINAQQTEPTAANACGDHQTHNPDLTRPKDAAQRVAQSINSMREHQNEMQRAQALLKAKSALQARNAARKQLMDVLDAIQSGREDSFNKKISATEKNAKGINYL; encoded by the coding sequence ATGATCAACGCAGGTTCGATGAGATGGTTAAATAAGGGGCGTTGCTCCATTGGTAACCACATCCGCGCCAGTATCGAGGAAGGGAAACTGTTCGAGTTGGCTTCCCTGGGTGACAACATGTTCGGTGTCCCGGCCATTTCAGGGCGCAACTCGACGCACCATCCTGTTTTGAGGTTTGAGCCCGACCCTAATCACGACTTGAACCTTGTCAGGGTTTATATGCAAGACAGCGCTGGCAAGCTCAATCCTTGGGAGCCGCCAGCCGACGCAGTCTCTACACCGCTGCCTGGGCCAGAGGCGCAAGCCCATTCTGCTTCGTCTTCGTTACCTCGGCGGCCACCTGCAAGCTCGGTGCTTAGCTCGTTAGGCGTCGCGTTGAATCAAGCGCAACGCGACAGTCCTCGTGTGGATAAGTCCGGCGGGAGGCTGCTTGGCCGAGCAGAACGGAACGGGGCAAGGATCAATGCACAGCAAACAGAGCCTACAGCGGCGAACGCTTGTGGTGATCATCAGACACATAATCCTGATCTCACCAGGCCAAAAGATGCAGCTCAACGCGTTGCTCAGAGCATAAACAGCATGCGAGAGCATCAAAATGAGATGCAACGCGCCCAAGCCCTTCTCAAAGCAAAATCTGCCTTGCAAGCCCGGAACGCTGCGCGTAAACAGCTCATGGACGTGCTCGATGCCATCCAGTCTGGCCGTGAAGACTCCTTCAACAAGAAGATCAGCGCCACCGAAAAGAATGCCAAGGGCATTAATTACCTGTGA
- a CDS encoding YifB family Mg chelatase-like AAA ATPase, which produces MSLAIVHSRAQVGVEAPAVTVEAHLTNGLPALTLVGLPEGAVKESKDRVRSAILNSGLDFPARRITLNLAPADLPKDGGRFDLAIALGLLAASGQIPLVALQDVECLGELALSGALRPIQGVLPAALAARAAERTLIIPAVNAEEACLASGLRVIAVNHLLELVGHFNGRTVIAPYQSSGLLHQPKPYPDLSEVQGQTAAKRALVIAAAGAHNLLFSGPPGTGKTLLASRLPGLLPPLDEHEALEVAAIQSVASQIPLTSWPQRPFRQPHHSASGPALVGGGSRPQPGEITLAHHGVLFLDELPEFDRRVLEVLREPLESGHIVISRARDRVRFPARFQLVAAMNPCPCGYLGEPTGRCRCSTEQVQRYRNKLSGPLLDRIDLHLTVAREATALNPDPTTSENTASAAAVVAKARERQQRRQGCANAFLDLPGLREYCALSSTDESWLETACERLTLSLRAAHRLLKVARTLADLEQLDAINRSHLAEALQYRPSTN; this is translated from the coding sequence ATGTCGCTGGCTATCGTCCATAGTCGTGCCCAAGTCGGGGTGGAAGCCCCGGCGGTTACGGTTGAAGCGCATTTGACCAATGGCCTGCCCGCCCTGACGCTGGTGGGTTTACCTGAGGGCGCGGTCAAGGAGAGCAAGGACCGGGTGCGCAGTGCGATTCTCAATTCCGGGCTGGATTTTCCAGCGCGGCGTATCACGCTCAACCTTGCGCCGGCTGATTTGCCCAAGGATGGTGGTCGCTTCGATCTGGCCATTGCGCTGGGTTTGCTGGCCGCCAGCGGGCAGATCCCGTTGGTTGCGTTGCAGGATGTCGAGTGTCTCGGCGAGCTGGCGCTGTCGGGGGCTCTTCGACCTATTCAGGGGGTGCTGCCTGCTGCGCTGGCGGCGCGTGCAGCGGAGCGGACGTTGATTATTCCGGCAGTGAATGCCGAGGAGGCCTGTCTGGCGTCCGGGTTGCGAGTGATCGCGGTGAATCACCTGCTGGAGCTGGTCGGGCATTTCAACGGGCGCACAGTGATTGCGCCTTATCAGTCCAGCGGTCTGCTGCACCAGCCAAAACCGTACCCGGATTTAAGTGAGGTGCAGGGCCAGACCGCTGCGAAGCGTGCGCTGGTGATTGCCGCTGCAGGGGCGCATAACCTGTTGTTCAGCGGGCCACCCGGCACCGGCAAGACGCTGCTCGCCAGCCGCCTGCCGGGTTTGTTGCCGCCGCTGGATGAGCACGAAGCGCTGGAGGTGGCGGCGATTCAGTCGGTCGCCAGTCAGATACCGTTGACCAGTTGGCCGCAGCGGCCGTTTCGGCAGCCGCATCACTCGGCTTCGGGGCCTGCATTGGTGGGCGGCGGCAGTCGTCCGCAACCTGGCGAGATCACACTGGCGCATCACGGCGTTCTATTCCTTGATGAGTTGCCGGAGTTTGATCGTCGTGTGCTGGAGGTTCTGCGCGAGCCGCTGGAGTCCGGGCATATCGTGATTTCCCGTGCGAGGGATCGTGTGCGCTTTCCGGCGCGGTTTCAGTTGGTGGCAGCGATGAACCCGTGCCCCTGTGGATATCTCGGCGAACCGACGGGGCGCTGCCGTTGCTCAACCGAGCAGGTGCAGCGCTATCGCAACAAACTGTCCGGACCGTTGCTGGACCGTATTGACCTGCACCTGACCGTCGCCCGTGAAGCCACAGCCCTCAACCCCGACCCGACCACCAGTGAAAACACAGCAAGCGCCGCGGCCGTAGTGGCTAAGGCACGCGAACGCCAACAACGCCGACAGGGCTGCGCGAATGCGTTTCTCGATCTACCGGGGCTGCGTGAATACTGCGCGCTGTCGAGCACCGACGAAAGCTGGCTGGAAACGGCGTGCGAGCGTCTGACCCTGTCGCTGCGTGCCGCGCATCGGCTGTTGAAAGTAGCACGAACCCTGGCAGATCTGGAGCAGTTGGATGCGATCAATCGTAGCCATCTGGCCGAGGCGTTGCAGTATCGACCCTCCACCAACTGA
- a CDS encoding RES family NAD+ phosphorylase, producing MNPLPWTDSWRAWRLDREVYKDSWDSGIGAHKLGGRWNPPGRYVVYASADPSTAILEVAVHAGFDALDTVPHVLTCFEVLDQSLIKTVQPEDVPNPVWLTSASASPNQQKFTDALLARHPFVLIPSAVTRHSWNLLISCELAKGKYRVIHQERFGLDTRLVKV from the coding sequence GTGAATCCATTGCCCTGGACTGATTCGTGGCGCGCATGGCGCCTTGATCGCGAGGTCTACAAGGACAGTTGGGACAGCGGCATTGGTGCTCACAAGCTGGGGGGGCGCTGGAACCCTCCGGGTCGATATGTTGTTTACGCCTCGGCTGATCCCTCGACTGCCATTCTGGAAGTAGCGGTGCACGCCGGCTTTGACGCGCTGGATACCGTGCCGCACGTACTCACCTGTTTTGAAGTACTTGATCAGAGCCTCATCAAGACGGTACAGCCCGAGGACGTTCCCAATCCTGTCTGGCTGACGAGCGCATCTGCGTCACCGAACCAACAGAAGTTTACAGACGCCCTTTTGGCCAGGCATCCATTTGTACTGATCCCGTCTGCTGTCACACGCCACTCCTGGAATTTGCTGATCAGCTGCGAGCTGGCCAAAGGCAAGTATCGTGTGATCCATCAGGAACGCTTTGGTTTGGACACACGTCTTGTGAAGGTTTGA
- a CDS encoding antitoxin Xre/MbcA/ParS toxin-binding domain-containing protein, protein MMVSATTPGVKPAPTSRRPTEYLLRADAGQLSQVMVYRLTVKGFELKDVQDMLSISDLYSTNKVMSRIVGKSIRTIQRQGSSKQPAHLNSQQSAVAFQYAKVLEHAINVFGTQKLAEEWLGRPCKYLDGDVPLDVIDNPIGFQAVEDYLERIEYGVYQ, encoded by the coding sequence ATGATGGTTTCCGCCACCACACCTGGCGTCAAGCCTGCACCGACATCCCGCAGGCCAACGGAATACCTGCTCAGGGCTGATGCTGGCCAGCTCAGTCAGGTCATGGTCTACAGGCTGACGGTCAAGGGTTTCGAACTGAAAGACGTACAGGACATGCTGTCGATCTCTGATCTTTATTCGACGAATAAGGTCATGAGCCGCATCGTGGGCAAGTCCATAAGGACGATCCAGCGTCAGGGCAGCAGCAAGCAGCCTGCACACCTCAACTCCCAACAGAGCGCCGTAGCGTTTCAGTATGCAAAGGTTCTGGAACACGCCATCAATGTCTTCGGTACTCAGAAGCTTGCAGAGGAGTGGCTCGGGCGCCCCTGCAAATACCTGGACGGCGACGTACCGCTGGACGTTATCGATAACCCCATCGGGTTTCAGGCCGTCGAAGACTACCTGGAGCGCATCGAGTATGGGGTCTATCAGTGA
- a CDS encoding SDR family oxidoreductase, whose product MSNIQGKVVLITGASSGIGEAAARLIAAKGAHVVLGARRIERLETLAADIEAQGGSACFRALDVTDALDMQAFADFAKHEFGKIDVIINNAGVMPLSPLAALKIAEWNQMLDVNVRGVLHGIAAVLPSMEAQGHGQVINISSIGGLAVSPTAAVYCATKFAVRAISDGLRQETDKIRVTVVCPGVVESELADSISDETAREAMKGFRRVALSPDAIARALVYAIEQPDGVDVSEIVVRPTGSPY is encoded by the coding sequence ATGTCGAACATTCAAGGCAAGGTTGTACTGATCACAGGCGCCAGCAGCGGCATTGGCGAAGCTGCCGCCCGACTCATCGCCGCCAAGGGTGCACACGTAGTACTGGGCGCTCGGCGCATCGAGCGTCTGGAGACGCTTGCGGCAGACATCGAAGCGCAGGGCGGCTCGGCATGCTTCCGCGCGCTGGACGTGACCGATGCGCTCGACATGCAAGCCTTTGCAGACTTCGCCAAACATGAGTTCGGCAAGATCGACGTCATCATCAACAACGCCGGCGTCATGCCCCTGTCGCCGCTCGCCGCGCTGAAAATCGCGGAGTGGAACCAGATGCTCGACGTCAACGTGCGCGGCGTGCTGCACGGCATTGCCGCTGTGTTGCCGAGCATGGAAGCGCAGGGGCATGGCCAGGTCATCAACATCTCATCCATCGGCGGCCTCGCTGTTTCCCCGACCGCAGCGGTGTACTGCGCCACCAAGTTTGCTGTTCGCGCCATCTCCGATGGCCTTCGGCAAGAAACCGACAAGATCCGCGTCACCGTCGTCTGCCCCGGCGTGGTCGAGTCAGAACTTGCGGACTCGATTTCAGACGAAACAGCGCGGGAGGCGATGAAAGGGTTTCGGAGGGTGGCGTTGAGTCCGGATGCGATTGCGCGGGCGCTTGTGTATGCGATTGAGCAGCCGGACGGGGTGGATGTCAGTGAGATTGTCGTGCGGCCGACGGGGAGTCCTTACTGA